A region from the Maribacter aquivivus genome encodes:
- a CDS encoding mannose-1-phosphate guanylyltransferase, with translation MNKNYYAVLMAGGVGSRFWPISTSENPKQFHDMLGTGDTLIQKTFQRLNKFVPTENILILTNERYNDLVLEQLPMVKQEQVVLEPAMRNTAPCILYAAMKIQKMNEDAVMIVAPSDHWIEDEDAFAKDVTACFTKCETEDVLCTLGIKPSFPNTGFGYIEYNKADKAPIKKVNQFREKPDYETAKDFLAQGNFLWNAGIFMWSAKTIVNAFQNFQPKQYALFRDGLVCYNTDDEKKFISENYPKAENISIDYAILENSKAIYVKEATFDWNDLGTWGSLYDKLDKDENKNAIVNAKVLTEDANGNMIRSKAGKVVVVDGLNDYIIVDKDEVLLIYPKTKEQDIKQVLNKVKDTFGDEFA, from the coding sequence ATGAACAAAAATTATTATGCCGTTTTAATGGCGGGTGGAGTAGGATCTAGGTTCTGGCCAATAAGCACAAGTGAGAATCCGAAGCAATTTCATGATATGTTGGGTACAGGTGATACCCTAATTCAGAAAACGTTTCAAAGATTAAACAAATTCGTACCTACTGAGAATATTTTGATTCTTACCAATGAACGTTATAATGATTTGGTCTTGGAGCAATTACCAATGGTAAAACAAGAACAGGTAGTTCTTGAACCTGCAATGAGAAATACAGCACCATGTATTTTATATGCCGCAATGAAGATTCAGAAGATGAATGAAGATGCGGTAATGATTGTTGCCCCAAGTGACCATTGGATAGAAGATGAAGATGCATTTGCAAAAGATGTTACAGCGTGTTTTACAAAGTGCGAGACTGAAGATGTTTTATGTACTTTGGGTATAAAACCTTCTTTCCCTAATACAGGTTTTGGGTATATAGAATATAATAAGGCAGATAAAGCACCAATTAAAAAAGTAAATCAGTTCAGAGAGAAGCCAGACTATGAAACTGCTAAAGACTTTCTAGCGCAAGGTAACTTTTTGTGGAACGCAGGTATATTTATGTGGAGTGCAAAAACTATTGTAAACGCGTTCCAAAATTTTCAGCCAAAACAATATGCGTTGTTTAGAGATGGTTTAGTATGTTATAATACAGACGATGAAAAGAAATTTATTTCTGAGAACTATCCAAAAGCTGAAAATATATCTATCGATTACGCTATTTTGGAAAATTCAAAAGCAATCTATGTGAAAGAAGCTACTTTTGATTGGAATGATTTAGGTACTTGGGGTTCGTTGTACGACAAGCTAGATAAAGATGAGAATAAAAATGCTATAGTAAATGCTAAAGTATTGACAGAAGACGCTAATGGTAATATGATTAGGTCTAAAGCAGGTAAAGTAGTCGTGGTAGACGGACTTAACGATTATATTATTGTTGATAAGGATGAAGTACTTTTGATTTATCCTAAGACCAAAGAACAAGATATTAAACAAGTTTTAAATAAGGTAAAGGATACCTTTGGTGATGAATTCGCTTAA
- a CDS encoding SprT-like domain-containing protein: MQETLAKYLPELAVGPCYALIKDSQVHLKIVNERVTRHGDYRMRKDGNHQITVNASLNKYRFLITLIHEIAHLIAFEKYGRTIKPHGVEWKKTFQYLMLPFIRPEIFPSQLLPLLARHFKNPKASSSTDAQLSIALKQFDEQQSDKTYVYELPIGCVFRIYNGKLFKKGNKRTKRYECVELSSGRMFLFQPNAEVELIKS, translated from the coding sequence ATGCAAGAAACGTTAGCTAAATATCTTCCTGAATTAGCGGTTGGTCCATGTTATGCACTAATTAAAGATAGTCAGGTGCATTTAAAAATCGTGAATGAACGTGTTACTAGGCATGGTGATTATCGAATGCGAAAAGATGGTAATCATCAGATTACGGTTAATGCATCTTTAAATAAGTATAGGTTCTTAATTACGTTAATTCATGAAATTGCGCACTTAATAGCATTTGAAAAATATGGGCGTACTATTAAGCCGCATGGTGTAGAATGGAAAAAAACGTTTCAATACTTAATGTTACCATTTATACGTCCAGAGATATTTCCTTCACAGCTTTTACCTTTATTGGCTAGGCATTTTAAGAATCCGAAGGCGAGCAGTAGTACAGATGCACAATTATCAATTGCCTTAAAACAATTCGATGAACAACAATCAGATAAAACTTACGTTTACGAATTACCAATAGGGTGTGTGTTTCGCATCTATAATGGCAAATTATTTAAAAAAGGAAATAAACGAACTAAGCGTTATGAGTGTGTAGAATTATCCTCAGGAAGGATGTTTCTTTTTCAACCAAATGCTGAAGTAGAATTAATAAAAAGCTAA
- a CDS encoding SDR family NAD(P)-dependent oxidoreductase codes for MEYVIVTGTSRGIGFELSKLLADAGYKVLALSRNEKPIKSLNHKNIEAFSFDVSSVEDRDDLSNYLKDKKGNVIALINNAGKLINKPFLELTEEEFMAVYEVNVFGVAAMTRLIIPFMDKNAHVLTISSMGGIQGSAKFPGLSAYSSSKGAVLTLTELLAEEFKETGPAFNALALGAVQTEMLEEAFPGYEAPVSAKEMAEYIMDFALKGQKMYNGKILQVSSSTP; via the coding sequence ATGGAATACGTAATTGTAACAGGTACCAGTAGAGGAATTGGCTTTGAGTTAAGCAAGTTATTAGCCGATGCCGGCTATAAGGTCTTGGCGTTATCTAGAAATGAAAAGCCTATTAAAAGTCTTAACCATAAAAATATTGAAGCATTTTCTTTTGATGTATCCTCGGTAGAAGATAGAGATGACTTATCTAATTATTTAAAAGATAAAAAAGGTAATGTTATAGCGCTTATAAATAATGCCGGCAAGTTGATAAATAAACCTTTTTTAGAGTTAACAGAAGAAGAGTTTATGGCGGTTTATGAAGTGAATGTTTTTGGGGTTGCGGCTATGACCAGACTCATTATTCCATTTATGGATAAAAATGCTCATGTGCTTACCATTAGCTCAATGGGCGGTATTCAAGGTAGTGCTAAATTTCCGGGTCTTTCTGCATATAGTTCCAGTAAAGGAGCAGTACTTACGCTCACAGAATTATTAGCGGAGGAGTTTAAAGAAACAGGTCCGGCATTTAATGCACTTGCTTTAGGTGCGGTTCAAACAGAAATGTTAGAAGAAGCGTTTCCGGGTTATGAGGCTCCTGTTAGTGCCAAAGAGATGGCAGAATATATAATGGACTTTGCTTTAAAGGGGCAAAAAATGTATAATGGTAAAATTTTACAAGTAAGTAGTAGTACACCTTAA
- a CDS encoding M28 family metallopeptidase, whose protein sequence is MKYISIVLLSTLILSCGGAKVDQSTVLNPTNPKGVKGSVLPETTVVETEDKVGVTASKLKGNTLPEDVEKIMTFLTSDKLQGRDTGGEGIAMAADYIQNVFENNDIAPYFLSYRDTLENYSDGVAYNVVGFLPGTDDKLKNEFVLIGAHYDHIGLISGDSNDKIANGANDNASGTTTVLEFAKYFGKHKNNKRSIIFALFTAEEKGLVGSKHLAKKLKTENIDLYAMLNFEMVGVPMVDKDHSLYLTGYELSNLAEVSNGYAHKNLVGFLPKAKEFNLFRRSDNAPFHDEFNVPSQTYSSFDFTNFGEYHKVGDEASLMDYEFMATIVNESVPMLKGIINSPVKEVKYN, encoded by the coding sequence ATGAAATATATAAGTATTGTACTTCTAAGTACTTTGATTCTTAGTTGTGGTGGCGCGAAAGTTGACCAATCTACAGTTTTGAACCCTACAAACCCGAAAGGAGTAAAGGGGTCGGTTTTACCTGAAACTACAGTTGTAGAGACCGAAGATAAAGTAGGTGTAACAGCTTCAAAATTGAAGGGAAATACTTTGCCGGAAGATGTCGAAAAAATAATGACGTTTTTGACCTCAGATAAATTACAGGGGCGAGATACAGGTGGCGAAGGTATAGCAATGGCAGCTGATTATATTCAGAATGTGTTTGAGAACAATGATATAGCGCCTTATTTTTTATCATACAGAGATACTTTAGAAAATTATAGTGATGGGGTAGCTTATAACGTAGTAGGTTTTTTACCAGGGACTGATGACAAATTAAAAAATGAGTTTGTTCTCATAGGAGCACATTATGATCATATAGGTTTGATTAGTGGGGATAGTAACGATAAAATTGCGAATGGAGCCAATGATAATGCTTCAGGTACCACAACTGTTCTAGAATTTGCCAAATACTTTGGTAAACATAAAAACAACAAACGGAGTATAATTTTTGCTCTATTTACGGCAGAAGAAAAAGGATTGGTTGGGTCAAAGCATTTAGCGAAAAAATTAAAGACTGAAAATATTGATTTGTACGCAATGTTGAACTTTGAAATGGTAGGAGTGCCAATGGTCGATAAAGACCATAGTCTTTATTTAACAGGGTATGAACTATCGAATTTGGCAGAAGTTAGTAATGGCTATGCGCATAAAAATTTAGTAGGTTTTTTACCTAAAGCAAAAGAGTTTAATTTGTTCAGACGATCAGATAATGCTCCTTTTCATGATGAGTTTAATGTGCCGTCTCAGACATATAGCTCTTTCGATTTTACAAATTTTGGTGAATACCATAAAGTAGGTGATGAAGCATCGTTGATGGATTATGAATTTATGGCAACAATAGTAAATGAATCAGTACCTATGTTAAAAGGTATTATTAATTCACCGGTAAAAGAAGTAAAGTATAATTAA
- a CDS encoding pyruvate dehydrogenase complex dihydrolipoamide acetyltransferase, with amino-acid sequence MAIVVNMPRLSDTMEEGTVAKWLKSVGDKIEEGDILAEIETDKATMEFESFNEGTLLYIGIQEGDAAPVDSLLAIIGDEGEDISALISGGSTAASTEESSEESPVAEDASEGEEAQGGGEIPEGVEIIKMPRLSDTMEEGTVATWLKKVGDDVEEGDILAEIETDKATMEFESFYNGKLLYVGIQEGESSPVDAVLAVIGPEGTDVDAVLNSGSGSGKKSTATETKKEAPKSSDSSGNTEVSKPVADGARIFASPLAKKIAADKGVDLANVSGSGDNGRITKKDIENYTPSKTAAPVAAPSTKVDNAIAAQPVSMALPSGEEGTEEVKNSNMRKAIAKALGNSKFNAPHFYLTIEVDMDNAKASRAQINSLPDTKVSFNDMVLKACAMALRKHPQVNTSWSAEATKYHKHIHMGVAVAVDEGLVVPVVKHADLLGLTQIGSTVKDLAGKARNKKIAPSEMEGSTFTVSNLGMFGILEFTSIINQPNSAILSVGAIVEKPVVKNGEIVVGNTMKLTLACDHRTVDGAVGAQFLQTLRYFVENPVTMLA; translated from the coding sequence ATGGCTATAGTAGTAAATATGCCCCGTTTAAGCGATACCATGGAAGAGGGTACCGTAGCTAAATGGTTGAAAAGCGTTGGAGATAAAATTGAAGAAGGAGATATATTAGCCGAAATCGAAACAGATAAGGCGACAATGGAGTTCGAATCATTTAATGAAGGAACTTTATTGTATATAGGTATTCAGGAAGGTGATGCTGCACCAGTAGATAGTCTTTTGGCTATTATTGGTGATGAAGGTGAGGATATTTCTGCTTTAATAAGTGGAGGTAGTACAGCAGCTTCAACAGAGGAGTCGTCTGAGGAAAGTCCTGTTGCTGAAGATGCTTCGGAAGGAGAAGAAGCGCAAGGCGGTGGTGAAATTCCTGAGGGAGTTGAAATCATAAAAATGCCTCGTTTAAGTGATACCATGGAAGAAGGTACTGTAGCTACATGGTTAAAGAAAGTTGGTGATGATGTTGAGGAAGGTGACATATTAGCGGAAATCGAAACCGATAAGGCTACTATGGAATTCGAGTCTTTCTATAATGGTAAGTTATTATATGTTGGTATACAAGAAGGAGAATCTTCTCCTGTAGATGCTGTATTGGCGGTTATTGGACCAGAAGGTACAGATGTAGATGCTGTTTTAAATAGCGGGTCTGGTAGTGGTAAAAAAAGTACTGCAACAGAAACCAAAAAAGAAGCACCGAAATCTTCAGATTCATCTGGTAATACAGAAGTTTCTAAGCCAGTTGCCGATGGAGCAAGAATTTTTGCATCTCCTTTAGCTAAGAAAATTGCTGCAGATAAAGGTGTAGATTTAGCAAATGTTTCGGGTTCTGGTGATAACGGTAGAATTACTAAGAAAGATATAGAGAATTATACGCCAAGTAAAACGGCTGCGCCGGTTGCAGCCCCAAGTACAAAGGTAGATAACGCAATTGCAGCTCAACCAGTTTCTATGGCATTGCCATCTGGTGAAGAGGGTACAGAAGAAGTTAAGAATTCTAATATGCGTAAGGCAATTGCTAAAGCATTAGGTAATTCTAAATTTAACGCGCCACATTTCTATTTAACTATTGAAGTTGATATGGATAATGCTAAAGCGTCTCGTGCTCAGATCAATAGTTTGCCAGATACCAAAGTGTCATTTAATGATATGGTTTTAAAGGCTTGTGCAATGGCACTTAGAAAGCATCCGCAAGTAAATACTTCATGGAGCGCAGAGGCTACAAAATATCATAAGCATATTCATATGGGTGTTGCTGTAGCTGTTGATGAAGGTTTAGTTGTACCGGTTGTAAAACATGCAGATTTATTAGGATTAACACAAATAGGTAGCACTGTTAAAGATTTAGCAGGTAAGGCACGTAACAAGAAAATTGCCCCTTCAGAGATGGAAGGCAGTACTTTTACCGTATCAAATTTAGGAATGTTCGGTATACTTGAATTTACAAGTATTATCAATCAACCAAACTCAGCTATACTTTCAGTTGGTGCAATTGTTGAAAAACCAGTTGTTAAAAACGGAGAAATAGTTGTAGGTAATACAATGAAGTTAACACTTGCTTGTGATCATAGAACTGTTGATGGTGCTGTAGGAGCTCAGTTCCTTCAGACATTAAGATATTTTGTAGAGAATCCTGTTACTATGTTAGCATAG
- the pdhA gene encoding pyruvate dehydrogenase (acetyl-transferring) E1 component subunit alpha produces MKKITKETYLKWYADMLFWRKFEDKLAAVYIQQKVRGFLHLYNGQEAVLAGALHAMDLSKDRMITAYRNHVQPIGMGVDPKMVMAELFGKVTGTSKGMGGSMHIFSKEHRFHGGHGIVGGQIPLGAGMAFGDKYAGRDNVTLCYMGDGAVRQGSLHETFNLAMLWQLPVVFICENNGYAMGTSVARTSFSTEIWKLGLGYEMPCGPVDGMNPVTVAQEMSKAIERARSGGGPTFLEMKTYRYRGHSMSDAQHYRTKDEVEEYKKIDPITQVLDIIKENNYATDAEIKDIDKNVKVMVKECEKFAEESDYPPINQLYDMVYEQEDFPFVEHKF; encoded by the coding sequence ATGAAAAAAATCACCAAGGAAACGTATTTAAAGTGGTATGCAGACATGCTATTTTGGAGAAAATTTGAGGATAAATTAGCTGCTGTTTACATTCAGCAAAAAGTAAGAGGGTTTTTACATTTGTATAATGGGCAAGAAGCCGTTTTGGCTGGTGCACTTCATGCAATGGATCTTTCTAAAGACCGTATGATAACTGCTTATAGAAATCACGTTCAGCCAATTGGCATGGGTGTTGATCCTAAAATGGTTATGGCTGAATTATTCGGTAAAGTAACCGGTACCTCTAAAGGTATGGGTGGTTCAATGCACATATTTTCAAAAGAACATCGTTTTCATGGCGGTCATGGTATCGTTGGTGGTCAAATTCCACTAGGTGCAGGTATGGCTTTTGGCGATAAGTATGCTGGTAGAGATAATGTTACCTTATGTTATATGGGTGATGGAGCTGTAAGGCAAGGATCTCTGCATGAAACTTTCAACTTGGCTATGTTATGGCAGTTACCTGTTGTCTTTATTTGTGAAAATAATGGCTATGCAATGGGAACTTCTGTAGCGAGAACATCTTTTTCTACAGAAATCTGGAAGTTAGGTTTAGGTTATGAAATGCCATGTGGACCTGTTGATGGTATGAATCCTGTAACGGTTGCTCAAGAAATGAGTAAGGCAATAGAAAGAGCACGTAGTGGCGGTGGACCAACTTTTCTTGAAATGAAGACCTATAGATATAGAGGTCATTCAATGTCAGATGCTCAGCATTATAGAACTAAAGATGAAGTTGAAGAGTATAAGAAAATAGATCCAATTACCCAGGTGTTGGATATTATCAAAGAAAACAATTACGCAACTGACGCTGAAATCAAAGATATTGACAAGAATGTTAAGGTCATGGTTAAGGAATGTGAAAAGTTCGCAGAAGAATCAGATTATCCACCAATAAACCAATTGTATGATATGGTTTACGAACAAGAGGATTTTCCATTTGTTGAACATAAATTTTAA
- the cdd gene encoding cytidine deaminase yields MVSQKKISFDITVYDSVNELKNDDQNLMSVAVKARQRAYAPYSSFNVGASVLLENGEIIEGNNQENASYPSGLCAERVAVFYAGAKYPGIKIKAIAITAASLNHEVSEPAAPCGNCRQAISEYEFRQQEPIRILLMGETGSVIECNSLADLLPLGFNSSFLN; encoded by the coding sequence ATGGTCAGCCAAAAGAAAATAAGCTTTGACATTACGGTGTATGATTCGGTAAACGAACTTAAAAATGATGATCAAAATCTAATGTCAGTAGCTGTGAAAGCTAGGCAAAGAGCTTATGCTCCCTATTCTAGTTTTAATGTTGGGGCTTCCGTTTTATTGGAAAACGGTGAAATTATAGAAGGTAATAATCAAGAAAATGCATCATATCCTTCTGGGTTATGTGCAGAACGGGTTGCTGTTTTTTATGCGGGTGCAAAATATCCTGGTATTAAAATAAAAGCGATTGCAATAACGGCAGCATCCTTAAATCATGAAGTTAGTGAGCCAGCTGCACCTTGCGGTAACTGTAGACAGGCAATTTCTGAATATGAATTTAGACAGCAAGAACCTATAAGAATTCTATTAATGGGTGAAACGGGTAGTGTTATTGAATGCAATTCTCTGGCAGATTTATTGCCACTTGGCTTTAATAGTAGTTTTCTTAATTAA
- the porV gene encoding type IX secretion system outer membrane channel protein PorV, with the protein MRKILIIFFVLIVGNVFAQDNQRVITTAVPFLTIAADARSAGMGDMGVATSTDAFSQQWNPAKFAFAERKMGIGVSYTPYLESIITDISLLNASYYNKLDDQSAFAVSLRYFTLGEIELRQFANDPGTIAKPNELALDGSYSLKLSPTFSMAVGGRYIRSNLKLPQNGTEDSQAASSFAVDVAGYYRSNEIAYNNFDGRWRAGFNLSNIGGKIQYDAGGQENFLPSKLSFGGGFDFILDQDNVIGITTEFTKLLVPTPQDYDNDGDVDAADNDIYQNESGFSGIFNSFSDAPDGFSEELKEFTWALGAEYVYQDAFMLRTGYFNESEEKGSRKFFTLGAGFKFKAAQVDLSYLFSTSQVRNPLENTLRFSLTFNLGEEFYND; encoded by the coding sequence ATGAGAAAAATTTTAATAATTTTCTTTGTATTGATTGTCGGTAATGTCTTTGCGCAAGACAACCAACGTGTAATTACAACGGCAGTGCCATTTCTAACTATTGCCGCAGATGCAAGGTCTGCAGGTATGGGTGATATGGGTGTTGCAACTTCAACAGATGCTTTTTCTCAACAATGGAATCCTGCTAAATTTGCTTTTGCAGAACGTAAAATGGGTATAGGAGTTAGTTATACTCCCTATTTAGAAAGTATTATTACTGATATTTCTTTGTTGAATGCTAGTTATTATAATAAACTAGACGACCAAAGTGCTTTTGCGGTAAGTTTAAGATATTTTACATTGGGTGAGATAGAACTAAGACAGTTTGCAAATGATCCCGGTACAATTGCTAAGCCAAATGAATTAGCGTTAGATGGTTCGTATTCTTTAAAGTTGAGTCCGACTTTCTCAATGGCAGTTGGTGGTAGATATATTAGGTCGAACTTGAAATTACCACAAAACGGTACAGAAGATTCTCAAGCCGCAAGTTCTTTTGCAGTAGATGTAGCTGGTTATTATAGATCTAACGAGATTGCTTATAATAACTTTGATGGTCGATGGAGAGCTGGTTTCAATCTTTCTAACATTGGAGGGAAAATTCAGTATGATGCCGGAGGTCAAGAAAACTTTTTGCCAAGTAAGTTAAGCTTTGGTGGTGGTTTTGATTTTATTTTGGATCAAGATAATGTTATAGGTATAACAACTGAGTTTACAAAATTATTAGTTCCAACACCTCAAGATTATGATAATGATGGAGATGTTGATGCAGCAGATAATGATATATACCAGAACGAAAGTGGCTTTAGCGGTATTTTTAATTCATTCTCTGATGCACCAGATGGTTTTAGTGAAGAGTTAAAAGAATTTACCTGGGCTTTAGGTGCTGAATATGTGTATCAAGATGCCTTTATGCTAAGAACAGGTTATTTCAATGAAAGTGAAGAGAAAGGATCTAGAAAGTTCTTTACGTTAGGTGCCGGTTTTAAGTTCAAAGCGGCGCAAGTTGATCTATCTTACTTGTTTTCTACATCTCAGGTAAGAAATCCACTAGAGAATACGTTACGTTTTTCTCTTACGTTTAACCTAGGTGAAGAATTTTATAACGATTAA
- the gldJ gene encoding gliding motility lipoprotein GldJ, which produces MKKHLIKVVLSCTVLVGGFTVSSCSKSSSGKNTSRATGWKINAKEGGFQYNTDFKEQETAPGLVFVEGGTFTKGKVQDDVMHDWNNTPTSQHVQSFYMDETEVTNVMYLEYLDYLKSVYPPENPKYTNIYVGALPDTLVWRNRLGFNETMTNNYLRHPAYAEYPVVGVNWIQATQFAEWRTDRVNEVMLEREGYLSEDAKYQAATGEVQGTFSTEAYLNRPESVYNGQIDSLQGKQKKDSTSTFAKRSSGVIMPEYRLPTETEWEYAAQAQVGQREYNNYRGRKKYPWEGDYTRNGQRVGRGDQLANFKQGKGDYGGIAGWSDDGADITAQVMSYKPNDLGLYDMAGNVAEWTADVYRPIVDDEVSDFNYYRGNIYMKSAIGEDGKVKILRDSIVYDTLPNGKVVAVNLPGEIKMVPVDEEETYLRTNFSSSDNRGYRDGDSGSSRFYDRFNDGEEEDPNKKMYNSPKHSVERDSLGNLVKGYDASNNRTTLINDEVRVYKGGSWRDRAYWLDPAQRRYLPQYMATDNIGFRCAMSRVGSKSKTKNKTVRGKKAK; this is translated from the coding sequence ATGAAGAAACATTTAATAAAAGTTGTACTCTCATGCACTGTATTAGTAGGAGGTTTTACAGTAAGTAGCTGTTCTAAATCCTCATCTGGAAAAAATACGTCTAGAGCTACAGGTTGGAAGATAAATGCCAAGGAAGGCGGATTTCAATACAATACTGACTTTAAAGAGCAAGAAACTGCTCCTGGATTAGTATTTGTTGAAGGTGGTACATTTACGAAAGGTAAAGTACAAGATGATGTAATGCATGATTGGAACAACACTCCTACTTCACAACATGTACAGTCTTTTTACATGGATGAGACCGAGGTAACTAACGTAATGTACTTAGAATACCTAGATTATCTAAAAAGTGTTTATCCACCAGAAAATCCTAAATACACTAATATATATGTAGGTGCATTGCCAGATACTTTGGTATGGAGAAATAGATTAGGCTTCAACGAAACAATGACAAATAATTACCTGAGACACCCAGCATATGCAGAATACCCTGTGGTAGGTGTAAACTGGATTCAGGCAACGCAATTTGCAGAATGGAGAACCGACCGTGTAAATGAAGTAATGCTAGAAAGAGAAGGTTACTTATCTGAAGATGCAAAATACCAAGCAGCTACAGGTGAAGTTCAAGGCACCTTTAGTACTGAAGCTTACTTAAACAGACCAGAATCTGTTTACAACGGACAAATTGATTCTTTGCAAGGAAAGCAGAAAAAAGATAGTACATCTACTTTCGCAAAAAGAAGTAGCGGTGTTATTATGCCAGAATATAGACTACCTACTGAAACTGAATGGGAATATGCTGCTCAGGCTCAAGTTGGACAGAGAGAATACAATAACTACAGAGGTAGAAAAAAGTATCCTTGGGAAGGAGATTACACTCGTAACGGACAACGTGTAGGTAGAGGTGATCAATTAGCTAACTTCAAACAAGGTAAAGGTGATTATGGCGGAATTGCAGGATGGTCTGATGATGGTGCCGATATTACCGCACAAGTAATGTCTTATAAGCCTAACGATTTAGGTCTTTATGATATGGCTGGTAATGTTGCCGAATGGACAGCTGATGTTTACCGACCAATAGTTGATGACGAAGTAAGTGATTTTAACTACTACAGAGGTAACATTTACATGAAAAGCGCTATAGGTGAAGATGGTAAAGTAAAAATATTAAGAGATTCTATTGTTTATGACACTTTACCGAACGGAAAGGTAGTTGCAGTAAACTTACCAGGTGAAATTAAAATGGTACCTGTTGATGAGGAAGAAACATATTTAAGAACAAACTTCTCTTCTAGTGATAACAGAGGCTATAGAGATGGTGATTCTGGTTCTTCAAGATTTTACGACAGATTTAATGACGGTGAAGAAGAAGATCCAAACAAGAAAATGTACAACTCTCCTAAGCATTCTGTTGAAAGAGATTCATTAGGAAACCTTGTTAAAGGCTATGATGCATCAAACAACAGAACTACATTAATTAATGATGAAGTTAGAGTATACAAAGGTGGTTCTTGGAGAGATAGAGCATACTGGTTAGATCCTGCACAAAGAAGATATTTGCCACAATATATGGCTACTGATAATATTGGTTTCAGATGTGCAATGTCTAGAGTTGGTTCTAAATCAAAAACAAAAAACAAAACAGTTAGAGGAAAAAAAGCTAAATAA
- a CDS encoding UDP-N-acetylmuramoyl-tripeptide--D-alanyl-D-alanine ligase, translated as MKIQDLHSAFLAHPSISTDTRKIKENDIFFALKGDNFNGNTYAQKALDNGASLVIIDEEKYLIDDRTILVKDVLTTLQQLANFHRRQSKAQVISLTGSNGKTTTKELINAVLRKTYRTIATKGNLNNHIGVPLTLLTIQPDTEIAIVEMGANHLKEIEFLCEIAEPDFGYITNFGKAHLEGFGGIEGVKKGKSELYDYLISHKKSIFLNADDPIQKDKLSTYTKKFGFSSEDSKYYTIKLLEAQPFVNLIVENINIETNLIGAYNFPNCCAAIIMAKYFNVELSEIKKALEEYTPDNNRSQILDNNGHYIILDAYNANPSSMKVALENFNSLKKDRKILILGDMFELGESAKEEHQNISDLATSLNFEQVLLVGENFYATNSTAVRLKSFEELKVYLVNKPTQTKSSFLIKGSRGMALERVLDLI; from the coding sequence ATGAAAATTCAAGATTTACACTCGGCTTTTTTAGCCCACCCTTCTATCAGTACTGATACCAGAAAAATTAAAGAAAATGATATTTTCTTTGCACTAAAAGGAGACAATTTTAATGGTAACACCTATGCTCAAAAAGCTTTAGACAATGGAGCTAGCCTAGTGATTATTGATGAAGAGAAATATCTTATTGATGACAGAACAATACTAGTTAAAGATGTTTTAACAACATTACAACAATTAGCTAATTTTCATAGAAGACAATCTAAAGCGCAGGTTATAAGTCTAACTGGTAGTAATGGTAAAACAACTACTAAAGAATTAATTAACGCTGTACTTCGCAAAACTTATAGAACAATAGCGACCAAAGGAAACCTCAACAATCATATTGGTGTGCCGTTAACCTTATTAACCATTCAACCTGACACTGAAATCGCCATTGTTGAAATGGGTGCTAATCACCTAAAGGAAATTGAGTTTTTATGTGAAATTGCAGAGCCAGATTTTGGCTATATCACTAATTTTGGAAAGGCCCACTTAGAAGGCTTTGGTGGAATTGAAGGTGTTAAAAAAGGAAAAAGCGAATTATATGATTACCTGATTTCTCACAAAAAATCGATTTTCTTAAATGCCGACGACCCAATTCAAAAAGACAAACTAAGTACGTACACTAAAAAATTCGGTTTTAGTTCTGAAGATTCTAAATACTATACCATTAAATTACTAGAGGCTCAACCCTTTGTTAATCTAATTGTAGAAAATATTAATATAGAAACGAATTTAATTGGTGCCTATAATTTTCCTAACTGCTGTGCAGCAATTATTATGGCAAAATATTTCAATGTTGAGTTAAGCGAAATAAAAAAGGCACTTGAGGAATATACTCCAGACAATAATAGATCTCAGATATTAGATAATAACGGACACTATATTATCCTAGATGCTTATAACGCCAACCCTTCGAGCATGAAAGTGGCATTAGAAAATTTTAATTCGTTAAAAAAAGATCGAAAAATATTGATTCTAGGCGACATGTTCGAATTAGGAGAATCTGCAAAAGAAGAACATCAAAATATTTCAGATCTAGCAACGAGTTTAAATTTTGAACAAGTGCTATTGGTTGGAGAGAATTTTTACGCTACTAACTCTACTGCTGTTAGACTAAAGAGTTTTGAAGAATTAAAAGTCTACTTAGTTAACAAACCTACGCAAACGAAATCTTCATTCTTGATTAAAGGTTCTAGAGGTATGGCTTTAGAACGGGTTTTAGATTTGATTTAA